A single region of the Garra rufa chromosome 6, GarRuf1.0, whole genome shotgun sequence genome encodes:
- the morc3b gene encoding MORC family CW-type zinc finger protein 3b, producing MANGKRGIPLSTISPKFLHANSTSHTWPFSAIAELIDNAYDPDVHARQIWIDWTRIRGLDCLSFMDNGEGLTRARLHKMLSFGFSDKKAAKFHIPVGVYGNGFKSGSMRLGKDAIVFTKTRDTMSVGLLSQSYLEAIGAQRVLVPMITFRRDGHNQYSVEDGASLRAILAYSLFNSEKDLFAELRAISAAGPTGTRIIIWNLRKSTKGETEFDFDTDKYDILIRANICDKSNMTPESEYSLRAYCSILYLKPRMQIIIRGQRVKSQLISKSLAHIAQDNYRPSFLNKRVRITFGYNTQSKEHYGIMMYHKNRLIKPYVKVSCQCKAERKGVGVIGVIECNFLQPTHNKQDFDDTDKYRKIMHNLSIKLEEYWNEIRYKRKKEDPKCTVAIEDVLKVPDQVWVQCDSCLKWRRLPDAITELPDKWFCSMNYDPQFRSCLVEEELEDEEEDQKSYPKPFKRQRRNTKSLLEENVPDSTQTQEQPALTATQAPRHPPASVMSVAQPQPGLEPNQIFLEKPENACQPPSKLAELERAKQKFSAIETQMEVTPSFPVLSLTLPQEFSSQTLWPDLNEERKSLTQFDTLVSKAACGMMEGIESHQGPAAAEETCERDASSGTGREYSSAAEQIIELPLKNERKGVVHHEGHADDEEEEVEEKCSLTEVQQWQDELMELMHETAEERDACRQELEVLREHIAALEDERSQFISRLESVEEEKSRLSALCDQLRSQLSELRDHSQRGKEDKDDSSKLRTLRLNLSRLLVSFIPSLHLEHVDYNSDVIDTILIQVLENIT from the exons ATGGCAAATGGAAAACGTGGCATTCCTCTGAGCACA atCAGTCCAAAATTTCTTCACGCTAATTCCACAAGTCACACTTGGCCATTTAGTGCTATAGCTGAGCTGATCG ATAATGCTTATGACCCAGATGTTCATGCCAGACAGATCTGGATAGACTGGACACGCATCAGAGGACTAGACTGCCTCTCGTTTATGGATAACGGGGAGGGTTTGACCAGAGCCAGACTGCATAAGATGCTCAG CTTTGGTTTCAGTGATAAGAAAGCAGCGAAATTTCACATTCCGGTTGGTGTGTATGGCAATGGGTTTAAATCAGGGTCCATGCGTCTGGGAAAAGATGCCATTGTTTTCACAAAGACCAGAGACACAATGAGTGTAGGACTTCTCTCCCAGTCTTACCTTGAAGCCATCGGAGCACAACGAGTCTTGGTGCCCATGATCACATTTAGACGTGATGGACATAACCAGTA TAGTGTGGAGGATGGAGCCAGTCTAAGAGCGATCCTTGCATACTCGCTCTTCAACTCAGAGAAAGATCTGTTTGCAGAGCTGCGCGCCATCAGTGCTGCCGGACCCACAGGAACACGCATCATTATCTGGAACCTTCGCAA GTCCACAAAGGGCGAGACTGAATTTGACTTTGACACAGATAAATATGACATTCTGATCAGGGCGAACATCTGTGACAAGAGCAACATGACCCCAGAAAGCGAATACTCCTTACGG GCATACTGTAGCATCCTATACCTGAAGCCTCGCATGCAGATCATTATTCGAGGCCAAAGAGTGAAGAGTCAGCTGATATCCAAAAGTCTGGCTCATATCGCACAGGACAACTACAGACCTTCATTCCTT AACAAGCGTGTGCGCATCACTTTCGGATACAACACCCAAAGCAAAGAGCATTATGGGATTATGATGTACCATAAAAACAGGCTAATAAAGCCATATGTGAAAGTGAGCTGCCAATGTAAG GCCGAAAGAAAAGGTGTGGGCGTTATTGGTGTTATAGAGTGCAATTTCCTTCAGCCCACTCACAACAAACAAGACTTTGATGACACCGATAAATACAG GAAGATCATGCACAACCTCAGCATAAAGCTGGAGGAGTATTGGAACGAAATCCGCTACAAGCGAAAGAAAGAGGACCCAAAGTGCACAGTAGCAATAGAGGATGTGCT GAAAGTTCCAGATCAAGTGTGGGTTCAATGTGACAGCTGCTTGAAGTGGAGGAGGCTTCCAGATGCCATCACTGAGCTGCCGGATAAATGGTTCTGCAGCATGAACTATGACCCACAGTTCAG GAGCTGCTTGGTAGAGGAAGAACTAGAAGATGAGGAGGAAGATCAGAAGTCGTACCCTAAACCCTTTAAACGCCA AAGGAGAAATACAAAGAGTCTGCTTGAGGAGAACGTTCCAGAT AGCACACAGACTCAAGAGCAGCCAGCGTTAACAGCCACTCAGGCACCCAGACATCCACCAGCCTCTGTTATGTCTG TTGCCCAGCCACaacctgggcttgaacccaatcaaatatttctggagaaacccgAAAATgcctgccagcccccatccaagctggcagagcttgagag AGCAAAACAGAAGTTTTCTGCCATAGAAACACAGATGGAGGTGACGCCATCCTTTCCTGTCCTCTCTCTCACCCTGCCACAAGAGTTCTCCTCTCAGACACTCTGGCCTGATTTGAATGAGGAGAGAAAGTCTCTCACTCAATTCGACACACTCGTGAGCAAAGCTGCGTGCGGCATGATGGAAGGAATTGAGTCGCATCAGGGGCCCGCTGCTGCAGAGGAGACATGTGAAAGAGATGCATCATCTGGGACAGGGAGGGAATACAGCTCAGCTGCGGAGCAGATAATTGAATTGCCCCTGAAAAATGAGAGGAAAGGGGTGGTGCATCATGAAGGTCATGCTGATGATGAAGAAGAGGAGGTAGAAGAGAAATGTAGCTTGACAGAGGTGCAACAGTGGCAGGATGAGCTAATGGAGCTGATGCACGAGACGGCGGAGGAGAGAGATGCGTGCCGTCAGGAACTGGAGGTGCTTAGAGAGCACATCGCCGCCCTGGAGGACGAAAGGAGTCAGTTTATCAGCAGG CTGGAGAGTGTCGAGGAGGAGAAGAGCAGGCTTTCTGCCTTGTGTGATCAGCTGAGGAGTCAACTGTCAGAGCTCAGGGATCACAGCCAGAGAGGAAAGGAAGACAAAGACGACAGCTCTAAACTGAGAACACTGCGTCTAAACCTCAGCCGTCTGCTGGTGTCTTTCATTCCTTCTCTTCATCTTGAGCATGTGGACTACAACAGTGATGTCATAGATACCATCCTCATCCAGGTTCTAGAAAATATCACTTAA
- the cbr1 gene encoding carbonyl reductase [NADPH] 1, which produces MSSSKVALVTGGNKGIGFAIVRAMCKGYTGDVYLTARDVGRGTEAMESLKKEGLTPLFHQLDITDPNSVRTARDFFKEKYGGLDVLINNAGIAFKVADTTPFAIQADVTLKTNFFATRDMCNVFLPIIKPGGRIVNVSSVMGSVALSRCSPELQARFRSDDITEEELVGLMERFVRETQEGVHAERGWPSTAYGVSKTGLTTLTRIMARNLTKERPGDYILCNACCPGWVRTDMAGPNATKSPDEGAVTPVYLALLSAGAKEPHGQFVSEKKVQPW; this is translated from the exons ATGAGCAGCAGCAAAGTAGCTCTTGTCACTGGTGGAAATAAAGGCATTGGGTTCGCAATCGTGCGGGCAATGTGCAAGGGGTACACCGGGGACGTGTACCTGACAGCACGGGATGTCGGTCGAGGAACCGAGGCTATGGAAAGTCTAAAGAAGGAGGGGCTGACGCCACTCTTCCATCAGCTGGACATCACTGACCCCAACAGCGTCCGCACCGCACGGGACTTCTTCAAAGAGAAGTACGGAGGCCTGGACGTGCTCATCAACAACGCTGGAATCGCCTTCAAAG TGGCAGACACGACCCCCTTTGCCATCCAAGcagatgtgacactgaagaccaatTTCTTTGCTACCAGAGATATGTGCAATGTGTTCTTGCCCATTATCAAACCAGGAG GTCGGATAGTGAACGTCTCCAGCGTAATGGGCTCGGTGGCTCTAAGCCGCTGCAGTCCAGAACTCCAGGCCCGTTTCCGAAGTGATGACATCACAGAGGAAGAACTGGTTGGGCTGATGGAGCGATTCGTTCGTGAAACTCAAGAAGGGGTCCACGCGGAGCGAGGTTGGCCTAGCACTGCATACGGGGTCTCCAAAACCGGCCTCACCACCCTGACTAGAATCATGGCCAGAAATCTGACAAAAGAAAGGCCTGGAGATTACATCCTATGCAATGCCTGCTGTCCAGGATGGGTCAGGACTGACATGGCTGGACCAAATGCAACCAAGTCACCAGATGAGGGCGCCGTCACTCCAGTGTACTTGGCTTTGCTGTCTGCTGGGGCTAAAGAGCCTCATGGGCAGTTTGTTTCAGAGAAGAAAGTGCAGCCATGGTGA
- the setd4 gene encoding SET domain-containing protein 4 yields the protein MLSYGNFKINETGCRAGRRARKKRRKKHEDVSQVTLSHEAQFVLLRRWLKEKGFTSQFLIPANFHDTGRGLMSTQTIKAKDSVISLPEKCLLTSRTVLKSYMGDYIKRWHPPVSPLLALCCFLIAERHRGDASEWNPYINILPKSYTCPVYFSEDIIDLLPRSLQKKAREQKEQFQELFCSSLMFFSSLQPLFTHATDELFTQDALRWAWCSVNTRTVYMEHDQSDYLSREKDVYALAPYLDLLNHCPNVQVEAGFNKETRCYEVKSVQGCKKFQQAFINYGPHDNHRLLLEYGFVAFGNPQSVVYVDLGTLKLCLDEKDKQLTQKLLYLRDNDFLSNLTFGMDGPSWRLMTALRLLSLKPEQYSSWKSVLLGAAVSQDRDKWCIRSALKLCNNLTDDNVKALERLSQLKRGANLSRLEQLRVVESLRREEQRILEHTQVVLQNLWGQ from the exons ATGCTGTCATATGGAAACTTTAAGATTAATGAAACCGGGTGCCGTGCTGGCAGAAGAGCGAGGAAAAAAAGACGGAAAAAACACGAGGATGTCTCCCAAG TGACTTTGAGTCACGAGGCTCAGTTTGTTCTTCTGAGGAGATGGCTGAAAGAAAAGGGATTCACCTCACAGTTTCTCATCCCTGCCAACTTCCATG ATACTGGAAGGGGGCTTATGTCAACTCAAACTATCAAG GCCAAAGACAGTGTTATTTCCTTGCCTGAGAAATGCTTACTGACCAGCAGGACAGTTCTAAAGAGTTACATGGGTGACTATATAAAAAG ATGGCATCCTCCTGTATCTCCTCTTCTGGCTCTGTGTTGTTTCCTCATTGCTGAAAGACATCGTGGAGATGCATCGGAGTGGAATCCCTACATTAACATCCTTCCAAAGTCCTACACGTGCCCTGTGTACTTCTCTGAAGACATCATTGACCTTTTGCCTAGGAGTCTCCAGAAGAAAGCCAGAGAGCAGAAAGAACAGTTTCAGGAACTCTTCTGCTCTTCACTGATGTTTTTCAGCTCCCTCCAGCCACTCTTCACCCATGCCACGGATGAGTTGTTTACCCAGGATGCACTGCGGTGGGCTTGGTGTAGCGTTAATACGCGTACGGTGTACATGGAGCATGATCAGAGTGACTATCTCTCCAGGGAGAAGGATGTCTATGCGCTTGCACCATACCTCGACCTGCTGAACCACTGTCCTAATGTCCAA GTTGAAGCTGGCTTCAACAAAGAAACTCGCTGTTACGAGGTTAAAAGTGTCCAAGGCTGTAAGAAGTTCCAGCAAGCGTTCATCAATTACGGCCCTCATGATAATCACAGACTACTTCTGGAATATGGCTTTGTTGCTTTTGGCAACCCCCAGAGTGTAGTATATGTTGATTTAG GAACTCTAAAATTGTGTCTAGATGAAAAAGACAAACAGCTAACACAAAAGCTACTCTACCTAAGAGACAATGACTTTTTAAG TAACTTGACGTTTGGCATGGATGGCCCTTCCTGGCGACTGATGACTGCACTGAGGCTGCTGTCCTTAAAACCTGAGCAATA TTCTAGTTGGAAGAGTGTCCTCTTGGGGGCAGCAGTGAGCCAGGATAGAGATAAGTGGTGCATTCGCTCTGCCCTAAAGCTTTGCAATAACCTTACTGACGACAATGTCAAAGCACTAGAGAGG CTATCACAGCTCAAACGGGGTGCGAACCTGTCTCGCCTTGAACAACTGCGTGTGGTGGAGAGCCTGAGACGAGAGGAGCAAAGGATTCTGGAACACACACAAGTGGTTCTTCAAAACCTCTGGGGACAATAG